The sequence GCCAATATCTTCGGGTATTCCTAAAAGCACATATTTTGCAGCATGGTTTTTTAAATCTTCTAGCGATTTAACAAAGGACACTTTTTCGCCAAACTTGGTTTCTCCAGCTCTCTTTTTTAGGAAGGAAGTACTATTTTTTTCAGAATAAATTTTCAGTAGGCTCATTTCACTTCTTTTCCGCCAATAATCACTGAATCAATCAAATTACTTCCAAAAGCGTATGGTAAATAACCATACGATGGAATTGGTTTTGTGATAATGAGATTTGCTACTTTTCCTCTGCATATACTGCCGTGAGTTTCGCTCAATCCCATTGCGTATGCACCGTTGATGGTTGCGGCATTTATTGCTTCTTCGGGAGTTAAGCGCATTTTTATACAGGCTGTAGCAACTACAAAATTCATATTTCCACTTGGTGTGGAACCTGGATTGTAATCTGTGGCTAGTGCCAAAGGTAATCCGGCATCAATTATTTTTCTTCCTGGAGTATAGGGAATACTCAAAAAGTATGAGCAGGAGGGAAGTGCCACAGGCATTGTTTCGCTGTTTTTTAAAGCTGCCAAGTCTTCATCTGTAAAAACTTCCAAATGATCCACGCTCAGGGCTTTGTGCTTGACGGCAGAGGCAATCCCGCCAATACTGTTGAATTGATTTACGTGTACTTTTGGGATGAGGTTGTATTTTTTTCCTTCAGAAAGAACGCGATCCATATCTGCCACAGAAAAATAACCTTCTTCACAGAAAATATCTATGTATTCCGCTAAACTTTCTTCAGCAACTTTTGGAAGCATTTCGTTGCAGAGCAAATCTAAATAACCGTCTTTATTTCCTTTGTATTCCGTGGGAATTGCGTGCGCGCCTAAAAATGTTGTTTTAATGGTAATAGGATATTCTTCAGCAAGTTTTTTTGCAACGCGGAGCATTTTCAGTTCGGCATCTGTAGTGAGACCGTAGCCGCTTTTAATTTCTATTGCACCAGTGCCAAGTTTCATTACTTCTTCTAGGCGTGCAGCAGATTGATGGTACAAATCTTCTTCCGAAGTTTCTTGTAGTTTTTTTGCACTGTTTACGATCCCACCCCCTTTTTCGGCGATTTCTTGATAACTAAGACCGTTGATTCTATCTACAAATTCCTGCTCACGATTGCCTGCGTAAACGATATGGCTGTGGCTATCGCACCAAGCGGGAAGAACCGTTTTTCCGCTGCAATCTATGGTTTTGAAACCTTGGTGTGGGCCCATTTTGGCCATAATTCCGTAATCTTCAATAATTCCGTGGTTGATATATAACCATGCGTTTTTGAGTGTTGGGAGTTCTGCCATTTCTTTTCCGCTGAGTTTTGTTGGGAAGTTTTCGCGGACTTGGAGTAGTTCTTTTATGTTAGTGAGTAGTAGTTTCATTGTAATTGTGTTTTAAAACTCAATTAGTTTCAGTGGTTTTTTTGTATTCGAGTTGTTTTTTAGTCTTGTTTATTCTGAAAAATTACAAACTGCAATTGCCGTCTATGATGTCTTGTTTTGTTGGGTTGTAGGCGTTGCTAAAAATTGATAAACCGATTATGCTTCCATTGGTGACTAAATTTCGAATAGCACATAGATCGGTAAGATTTTTATTCGTAGAAATTTCTAAATGTTTCACGTCTGTTAGATTCTCAAAACCATTTAAACTCATTAAATTATTATTTTGAGAAATTTTGATAGGATACCCAACAATCGTCAAATTATTAAGACCACTTAAATCGGTTAAAGAACTGTTGTTACTAATTTCTAAATAAGAGGTCAAGGTTGTTACTTTCAAAAGACCATTTAAATTTACTAATTGAGAATTATTACTTATAACAATACTGCCAGTAACGTTCATATTTTCAAGACCTATTAAATTTTTTAAAGAATTATTTTTTCCAATTTTTAAAAACTCTATGCTTTCTTTTAAGTTCTGAAGGCCATCGAAATTTTTTAAAGAAGGATTGTTATTCACAATCAATTCCTTGATTGTTTCAAGTTTAGCTAAAGAATTAAAATTTTGAATATCTGCTAAATTTGAAAGAGTAAGCGTTCTTTCTATAGAAACAAGATTGCCTAAAAAGTCTAAGTTTGGAATTTTCACGTTGGAGGTTATAAACAACTGTCCACCAACGGTAGTTACATTATTGATTCCATCCAAATTGTTTAAAACAGGATTGTAATTAATTATTAAATTCCCGACAATTCCCGATGCTATATTATTAAATCCTTCAATTTTTAGCAATGATGCATTATCTATAAATGCGAGATCATTTCCCAAAGAAGTAAGATTATTAAGACCTGCTGTAGTGTTTAAAATTTCATTGTATTGAATATAAAGATGTCCGCCAATACGCTCTAAAGTAAGTAGAGGTGATAAATCTGTAATATCACTATAGCCACTATTTGGTAATTTACCAATTATTAAATCTCCAGTAATTTCAACATAATTGTGGGTTCCAAAATCATTAACTTCTGCTTGAGAAGATAACACTACATTTCCCTGAAATATATTTTCTTCAACCACATCATTCAAATTAATAGTAACCGAAGCGTTTTTAGAAATAATTCCATTATATACTTTTATAGTTCCAGTGATGGTTGGATTTTTCTCAAAATCGAATAGAATTGCATTCAACACCTTCAATTCGCCCGTAGTTTCATTAATTGTGAATGCATTTGCCGGAGTTTGTTCCAGTAATAAAAATGTAACTGATCCTGAACTTGTACTTCCAGAGACAGTGCCAATAACTTGTCCATTCACTGGATTCTCGTCCATCATTTTTGAGAAATTTGTAGTTGTTACCGTTATTTCAAAAGGATTAGGATCATTACTTTCTTTTGAGCAGGAAACCAAGCCTAAAATAACAAGTGCTAATACTATTCTGGATTGGAGGATCATTTTCATTTTTTTCATTTTTCACGAATTATAAACGGCAATTTCCGTCTTTAATATCTTGTACTGTTGGATTGTAAGCGTTAAAGTTTACAGTGTATGAACCTTCTAATCCATTCCCTAATAGTAAGTTTTTTAATCCACAAAAATCAGTTAAGGCATTGTTAGAACTGATTATTAAATTATCTATAACGATTGAAAGATTACTTAAACCGTCGAGATTCATTAATGCCTCATTATTTTGAATTTTTATTCTTCCTAAAACGCTTTGGAGGGATTGTAAACCACTTATTGTTTCCAACAAAGGATTATAGTCAATCGTTAAAGCTTCTTCAACATTAGTAATATTACTCAGTCCATCTATATTTTTTAAAGAATTGTTTTTAGAAACTTTTAGTTGGGTAACTGTAGTTATATTACTAAGCGCATTTATATTAGTTAATGAATTATTCTGTGCAACTGTCAAATATTTGCAAGTTTTTATATCGTTTAATCCTTCAAGGTTTACTAAAGATTCGTTATCAGTAATAAGTAGTGTATTAAGGTCAATATTTGTTAAATTAATTAGACCTTCAATATTTAAAAGAGATTTATTAAAATTTATCCATAACTCTTCTTGTATAGTTGTTAATCCACTAATACCATCCAGATTTTCTAAGGCATCATTTTCACTAATATATAAACTACGACCTATAATTTTTAGATTTTGAAGCGCATTAATATTTTTTAATAAAGGACTTCCTACAATCGCAAAATCTCCATCTAAACTTACCAAATTTTCTAATCCATTTAAATTCAGTAAAGAAATATTACCTGAAATTTCTAAAGTTGCCGAAATAGTAGTTAAACCATTTAACCCTTCCAAATTTTGAAGAAGATAATTATCCCAGATAGATAAGAGCCCTGTTACTTCTTTAATATTCTCTAATCCTGTGAGTTTTGGAAGATTTTCATTATTAATAACTTGTAAAATACCTCCAACACTTGTAACGGTGTTTAGAACGCTTAAGTTAGAAATTTCGCCATTCATAATTACTTGATCTCCAATGATTAAGTTGCCAGTTATTGCTGTGTACTTATTACTGCCAAAGGTTTCAACTTCTTGTTGTGTACGTAATTGAACATCTCCAACAAAAATTTTATCTACAACGGGATCATCAATGTCGTCTTCGGAACAGGAGCTAAAAGTAAAAACTGAAAAAAGAAACAGAATTAAAAAGCGATGGTTGAGTGAGAATTTCATAATTGATACATTTTAATGGATAATGCTTTTCAAATATAAAGAAAAAATCCCGCCGCTTTGGCGACAGGATTTTCTATAATTGAAGTATTACCAATTATTAATAGTAAGTAAATCTTCTAACTTGTGCAATATATTTCGCCAAGCGTATTACTTGATGGCTATAACCATATTCATTATCATACCAAATATAAAGTACTATGTTTTTGCCGTCTTCTGTTACGATGGTAGCATTGCTATCATAAATTGCTGGAGCAGAAGAGCCAACAATGTCACTAGAAACTAATTCATTGCTTAAGGAATATTTAATTTGTTCAACCAAATCGCCTTCCAAAGCATATTTTTTCATTGTAGCGTTAATGTCTTCAATAGAAGTTGGTTTTGCAACTTCAAGACTCAAAACTACCAATGAACCGTTTGGAACAGGAACGCGAATTGCGTTGCTCGTAAGTTTGCCAGCCAAAACAGGCAATGCTTTTGCAACGGCACTTCCGGCGCCAGTTTCAGTAATAACCATGTTCAAAGCTGCAGCGCGACCACGACGGTATTTGCTGTGCATATTATCTACCAAATTCTGGTCGTTTGTATATGCGTGAATGGTTTCCAAATGCCCACGAACTACACCAAAAGAGTCTTCAACTGCTTTCAAAATAGGAGTGATGGCATTGGTAGTACAGGATGCTGCTGAAAAAATATCAACCGTGTTTGGGTCGTAATCGTTTTGGTTTACACCGTGAACGATGTTTGGAACCCCTTTTCCAGGAGCCGTAAGCAATACTTTTGAAGCGCCTTTAGACTGTAAATGTCTGCTCAATTCTTTATCATCGCGGAAAGCGCCTGTGTTGTCTATTACCAAGGCATCTTCAATTCCGTATTGCGTGTAATCAATATCTTCAGGATTGTTTGCAGAAATTATATGAACGGTAGTTCCGTTAATAATCAATGCGCTATTTTCAATGTCTGTACGTACAGTTCCTGGGAAATCGCCGTGAACAGAATCATACTGTAGCAAGGATGCTCTTTTGTCCAAAACTGTTTGGTCCATTTTTCCGCGAACCACGATAGCGCGAAGACGAAGCTGATTGCCCTGTCCTGTTCTGGTCATAAGCTCACGAGCCAATAAACGCCCAATACGTCCAAAACCATAAAGAACTACATCTTTAGGAACTACTGTTTTTGCCTCTTTGGCGTTTTTCAATTTATCTGAAACAAAAGCCAAAGCGTTTGAATATTTATCGTCTTCTAAATGAAACTCATAGGTAAGTTTACCGATGTCCAACTTTGCTGGTGGAAGATCTAAGGTTTTGATAGCCTGCGCAATTTCAACAGAGTCGAAAATTGAGATTGGTTTGTTTACAAATTCGCCTGCATATTCGTGAAGGTTTAAGATTTCACTCACGTTGCGATCTATAAGTTGGTTGCGGAAAAGCACCAATTCAATAGACTTGTCGTACCAAAGGTCACTAATGATTTTAATAAATTCTACTGAAGCTTTACGGCGGTCAGTTTGAAAAGACAGTTCTTTTTCATAAACGTCATCTAAACTCATAAGGAAGTATGTTTAAGGGTTTTAAATTTGGTGCAAAAGTAGTCCTTTTCATCCTTGTAATGAAATATATAATGAAAATTAAAGTGCTTTCTTAGATGCAAAAAAAGGAACCGAATAGATATTTGGGAATATTTAAAAACTAAACCACAAACACACGATTGTTTAAGTTTTAAAACATTCGTGTATTCGTGGTTAAAAAATAGATAAGAAAAATTTCTACCTAAATATAAATGAATTGATATTTCCTGCGCCATCCATAAACGTCATTTTTATAGGTGTGCGGTAATCGCGTTGCGACATTATTCTTTTTACATCTTCAGTGTCTTTAACGGATTCATCGTTAATTTTGGTAATGATTATCCCTTCCAATTTATACTGAGCCATATCTGGCGTAAGAGCGCGAGTAACGGTGACACCATTTTTAAGACCACGTTGTTTTAGTTCTTCGGAAGAGGTGTTTTTTACTTCCAGCCCCAAATCGTCAATAGAAAATGTCTCTAATTTTTCAAGTGTAACGGGAATTTTCTTTTCGCTGCCTTCACGAAGCACGGTAACTTCAACTACATCTTTCGGTCTCTTAGAGCCTAAATATCCTGAAAGATCTGCAAATTTTGAAACTTTGTATCCGTCAAGTTGTTTGATGATGTCGCCTTCTTTTATTCCAGCTTTATCTGCGCCGCTTCCTTTTTCAATTCCGCCAACAAAAACGCCTTCAGTATCATTGATTCCGTATTTTTCAACAACTTGCTGATTTATGTTACCTACTTGAATCCCTAAAATTCCGCGTTGCACGTTTCCGTATTCCATAATGTCTTCAATCACTTTTCTGGCATTGTTTGAAGGAACTGCGAAGGAATAACCCACATAACTTCCAGTTTCCGAAGTAATCGCAGTATTAATACCAATCAATTCGCCTCGGGTGTTTACCAAAGCGCCGCCACTATTTCCACGGTTTACGGCTGCATCAGTTTGGATAAAAGATTGTGGGTTGCCATCAAATTGGTTTAAATCCCGCGCTTTCGCACTAATAATTCCCGCGGTTACGGTGGAAGTTAAATTGAAAGGATTCCCCACTGCAAGCACCCATTCGCCAATTTTCACATTGTTTGAATCGCCAAAGGGTATAAATGCGAAGTCGTCATCTCCGTCAATTTTTATCAAAGCGATGTCAGTGGCTGGGTCGGTGCCAATCAATTTGGCGGTGTACGTTTTGTTATTATTTAAGGTAACTTCAAGGTTTGAAGCATTCGCAATAACGTGGTTGTTGGTCACTATATAACCATCTGGCGAAATAATCACGCCACTCCCACTACCAACCATTTCCCGAGGTTGGCCGCCACCTTGAAAATATTCCATAATATTTGAAGGTTTTCTGCTGACGGTCGTATTTTTTACGTGAACCACAGCGTGCACCGTTTTTTCAGCGGCTTGGGTGAAATCTGTATTCATTTCAGCACCCGTCGAAGAAAAACTAGTGGGTATAAAATTTGAGTTTTGTTGAGGGGCAAAAGAAGTAAATTCTTTTTTTTCTAAATACTTGTAGCCTCCAAGTGTAACTGCTCCGGCAAACAATGCTACCAGAAATAAACGGACTGTTTGTTTCATTGTGTTGAAATTTTAATTAATGATACTTTAGAATAATTCAAAAACGTTGTACTCAATTTTTGCATTTTTAATGTGTTTTAAGCATTTCGTTTCAGAGAAGAACAGAGAAAGGAAACACTTTTTTGAAGAAACATTATTTCAATACTTCTACAAATTTAACAACGATAGCCTTAAAAAAGTATGCCATAAAGTGGTATTTAACTTGTATTTAACGTGAAAACAA comes from Aequorivita sublithincola DSM 14238 and encodes:
- the hutI gene encoding imidazolonepropionase, whose protein sequence is MKLLLTNIKELLQVRENFPTKLSGKEMAELPTLKNAWLYINHGIIEDYGIMAKMGPHQGFKTIDCSGKTVLPAWCDSHSHIVYAGNREQEFVDRINGLSYQEIAEKGGGIVNSAKKLQETSEEDLYHQSAARLEEVMKLGTGAIEIKSGYGLTTDAELKMLRVAKKLAEEYPITIKTTFLGAHAIPTEYKGNKDGYLDLLCNEMLPKVAEESLAEYIDIFCEEGYFSVADMDRVLSEGKKYNLIPKVHVNQFNSIGGIASAVKHKALSVDHLEVFTDEDLAALKNSETMPVALPSCSYFLSIPYTPGRKIIDAGLPLALATDYNPGSTPSGNMNFVVATACIKMRLTPEEAINAATINGAYAMGLSETHGSICRGKVANLIITKPIPSYGYLPYAFGSNLIDSVIIGGKEVK
- a CDS encoding cadherin repeat domain-containing protein, with the translated sequence MKMILQSRIVLALVILGLVSCSKESNDPNPFEITVTTTNFSKMMDENPVNGQVIGTVSGSTSSGSVTFLLLEQTPANAFTINETTGELKVLNAILFDFEKNPTITGTIKVYNGIISKNASVTINLNDVVEENIFQGNVVLSSQAEVNDFGTHNYVEITGDLIIGKLPNSGYSDITDLSPLLTLERIGGHLYIQYNEILNTTAGLNNLTSLGNDLAFIDNASLLKIEGFNNIASGIVGNLIINYNPVLNNLDGINNVTTVGGQLFITSNVKIPNLDFLGNLVSIERTLTLSNLADIQNFNSLAKLETIKELIVNNNPSLKNFDGLQNLKESIEFLKIGKNNSLKNLIGLENMNVTGSIVISNNSQLVNLNGLLKVTTLTSYLEISNNSSLTDLSGLNNLTIVGYPIKISQNNNLMSLNGFENLTDVKHLEISTNKNLTDLCAIRNLVTNGSIIGLSIFSNAYNPTKQDIIDGNCSL
- a CDS encoding glyceraldehyde-3-phosphate dehydrogenase; amino-acid sequence: MSLDDVYEKELSFQTDRRKASVEFIKIISDLWYDKSIELVLFRNQLIDRNVSEILNLHEYAGEFVNKPISIFDSVEIAQAIKTLDLPPAKLDIGKLTYEFHLEDDKYSNALAFVSDKLKNAKEAKTVVPKDVVLYGFGRIGRLLARELMTRTGQGNQLRLRAIVVRGKMDQTVLDKRASLLQYDSVHGDFPGTVRTDIENSALIINGTTVHIISANNPEDIDYTQYGIEDALVIDNTGAFRDDKELSRHLQSKGASKVLLTAPGKGVPNIVHGVNQNDYDPNTVDIFSAASCTTNAITPILKAVEDSFGVVRGHLETIHAYTNDQNLVDNMHSKYRRGRAAALNMVITETGAGSAVAKALPVLAGKLTSNAIRVPVPNGSLVVLSLEVAKPTSIEDINATMKKYALEGDLVEQIKYSLSNELVSSDIVGSSAPAIYDSNATIVTEDGKNIVLYIWYDNEYGYSHQVIRLAKYIAQVRRFTYY
- a CDS encoding trypsin-like peptidase domain-containing protein encodes the protein MKQTVRLFLVALFAGAVTLGGYKYLEKKEFTSFAPQQNSNFIPTSFSSTGAEMNTDFTQAAEKTVHAVVHVKNTTVSRKPSNIMEYFQGGGQPREMVGSGSGVIISPDGYIVTNNHVIANASNLEVTLNNNKTYTAKLIGTDPATDIALIKIDGDDDFAFIPFGDSNNVKIGEWVLAVGNPFNLTSTVTAGIISAKARDLNQFDGNPQSFIQTDAAVNRGNSGGALVNTRGELIGINTAITSETGSYVGYSFAVPSNNARKVIEDIMEYGNVQRGILGIQVGNINQQVVEKYGINDTEGVFVGGIEKGSGADKAGIKEGDIIKQLDGYKVSKFADLSGYLGSKRPKDVVEVTVLREGSEKKIPVTLEKLETFSIDDLGLEVKNTSSEELKQRGLKNGVTVTRALTPDMAQYKLEGIIITKINDESVKDTEDVKRIMSQRDYRTPIKMTFMDGAGNINSFIFR